DNA from Prosthecobacter vanneervenii:
TTTTCATGGATCTGCACAAAAGTCTCGCCGTCCGGAAACGTGGTCAGCTCAGCGGCGCAAAGATCAATGTTCAGGTTTTTGGCAATCGACTGCGCCAGCGTCGGGTGCGCGGAGCCGCTCAGGATCTTCAGACTTTCATTCATGGGGCGCGGAGTTAGGCGAGCCTGTCACAGAAATCAACCCATCGCGTCATTCTCTGCCTCATCATTGCTTGTGCAGCGCAGCAAGTTCTCGTACGACTGGTGGAAATTCTGCTAATTTGCGGTCCACACCTCCCAGCGCTGCCATGAGTGACTCCCCCAGCCCAGCCCCTCAGCCCCGGACCGGTGGGAGCTGGCGCTGGGAGCCGCCCAGCCCGGAGGCGCTGCAAAAAATGCTGCCCCAGTATGAGATTCACATGCTCGTCGGTCGTGGCGGCATGGGCGCAGTCTATAAAGGCACCCAGCTCAGCCTCGACCGCGCAGTAGCCATCAAGGTCCTCCCACCCGCCGTCGAGCAGCAGGACGCGGCCTTCGCGGAGCGCTTTAAAAACGAAGCCCGCCTCATGGGCCGCATGAACCACCCAGCCATCGTCGGCGTTTATGACTTCGGCAGCACCGCAGACGGCCAGCTCTATTTTGTCATGGAGTACGTGGATGGCACCGACATCCATCAGATGATCGCACGGGAAGGCAGGTTGCCTCCACAGCATGCCCTGGCCATCACCGCCCATCTCTGCGATGCCCTGGGTTACGCCCACAAGCAGGGCATCGTCCATCGCGACATCAAGCCCTCCAACGTGCTCATCGATGTCGAGGGCCGCGTCAAAGTCGCCGACTTCGGCCTGGCCAAGCTCACCAGTCAATCTCAGCACTCCAGCCTCACCCAAACCGGCATGGCCATGGGTACGCCAGACTATGTGGCACCCGAAGCCTTCACCCTAGGCCGTGTTTGAAAACCCTCAAGAGCCATATCTGAGCCAGTCGATGACGGAGGCAAACTGAATGAGGGAGAGGAAGTGGCGAGCAAGCTTGT
Protein-coding regions in this window:
- a CDS encoding serine/threonine-protein kinase, encoding MSDSPSPAPQPRTGGSWRWEPPSPEALQKMLPQYEIHMLVGRGGMGAVYKGTQLSLDRAVAIKVLPPAVEQQDAAFAERFKNEARLMGRMNHPAIVGVYDFGSTADGQLYFVMEYVDGTDIHQMIAREGRLPPQHALAITAHLCDALGYAHKQGIVHRDIKPSNVLIDVEGRVKVADFGLAKLTSQSQHSSLTQTGMAMGTPDYVAPEAFTLGRV